The Phaeodactylum tricornutum CCAP 1055/1 chromosome 6, whole genome shotgun sequence region TGGTAAAGTCTTCAATGGCGTTGTCAAATGTGTTTTCGATCACCGTACGATTGGGCTTACTCGTAGAATACAACGGTTCCCGGGGATAGCGAACCATTGGGTCGTATATCGATCCGTACAGAATCAATTTAGACATGAGGGGACGAGTTTTCTGGGCGACCAACTGAGCCACTAAAGCGCCTTGGCTCCAGCCGAACAACGCTGGAAACTCTTTCCCTACCATACCATGGCGACGAGCAATCCATTCCAACACGACTTCGGTATCTTGTACGCATCTAGAAGGCTCGACATAGCCTGTTTCATCCGCATGCGTTCCACCGAAGCCGCGAAAGTCCATTGTGTATGGTTGCAGTCCTTTCGCCAGCAGGGCTTCCATGAGCGATCGCGACTGCTGTCCGTTTTTCTCGTATTGCGTGCCTCCCAACAAGTGGTAAACGGGAACGGCGGACCAGGTACGACCGTGCAGTAGCAATACAGGGCGGAGCGATGATCCCTTGTCAAACATGACAGGCGTGGTACTTTGGATTCCGTACACGGAAAGGGGGTGATCATCGTCGGCAGGGACTTGGTAAAGATCTAAACCGTCCATTTGTGCTGCTCCGTTTCGACCCAGCGGCGTGGTTTCGAACGGCAAAAGTTTCCTGTCAGAGACACTTGTGCTGGAGGGTGTCGCTTCCTGGGAGGCGATATTCGAGGTTGTGTAGAGACGATTTTTGTTGGTCCTTCTACAGAAACCAACTCTAGAATCCCAAATGGACGGCTTGCAAATCCTTGCTACGGGCGTACGCTTTGACACAACAAGAGAAACTACCGTCAAACTGCTTCCACCTTTTATCAACAAGGACATGGTAACGCCGATGAGgagaaaagagaaaggaaacgaTGATTGCCGATGGTGCAGAGGCATTAGAATCCGCTAGCTTGTCCGGCCACAGATATCAGTTTTTCACGGAAAGGCACGTCAAGGTCTATCCGAAACTCTGGTTTGCAATAGCAGCAGCGTTTCCGATAGGACAGCGCAAGAAGACCCAGGTGTTTGCGAACTATTTCCGTCTATTGTCAACTTAGATTGCCTCCTTCGTGGCCTCGgtgttagaattgtgtgtgtagcacacgagacactttggcatgtcaccagatgacgcagacggtgcgtgtgtcatccgtcgctactttcctttgtctgtgcaactatggaagccactcgttggttctattaacatgtaaaggataactactctaagaaatactgcgggagctcttttcccacttctatttggt contains the following coding sequences:
- a CDS encoding predicted protein: MSLLIKGGSSLTVVSLVVSKRTPVARICKPSIWDSRVGFCRRTNKNRLYTTSNIASQEATPSSTSVSDRKLLPFETTPLGRNGAAQMDGLDLYQVPADDDHPLSVYGIQSTTPVMFDKGSSLRPVLLLHGRTWSAVPVYHLLGGTQYEKNGQQSRSLMEALLAKGLQPYTMDFRGFGGTHADETGYVEPSRCVQDTEVVLEWIARRHGMVGKEFPALFGWSQGALVAQLVAQKTRPLMSKLILYGSIYDPMVRYPREPLYSTSKPNRTVIENTFDNAIEDFTIEGSIAPEPARLFAEAALQSDPVKAVWRHLYQFNNCDPGRVHVPTLVVAGDQDPYAPLHVQQELFCNLGRASDRTWSILADSDHAVHLLEGRERFISTVVSFVKNGKRSENDGGQDYTF